One Malania oleifera isolate guangnan ecotype guangnan chromosome 9, ASM2987363v1, whole genome shotgun sequence DNA segment encodes these proteins:
- the LOC131164750 gene encoding protein NRT1/ PTR FAMILY 5.4-like, which yields MNLQSSVTPVMNINENEEQNTSVLNGVASPPRHNPNKGGWKSAIFIIFVEMAERFSYYGVAGNLITYLTTGLHEPLATAAKNVNTWVGVSSLFPLLGAFVADSYLGRFRTVLISSVIYLAGLILLTVSVTAAVPVGSRAAVFYVALYILAVGEGGHKPCVQTFAADQFDEDLPEEKKAKSSFFNWWYLGIVIGATTAVLVVVYVEDYVGWAVGFAMPTAAVMIALVLFLVGIRRYRRQRPVGSPFTRMAQVFVAAARKRRVIGTHDEARGLEVKEEAEVRNLARTHQFRFLDKAAIPDDVDKPSKTRNPWRLCSQTQVEEVKLVLRLVPVWLSCFTFAIATAQMSTFFTKQGATLRRSIGHFHHIPPASLQVFAGATILLSVPAYDSLLVPFLRSRVTRHPSGLSMLQRMGFGMLLSAATMAVAALVESRRLAVARSHGLLDSPKATVPMAVWWLVPQYALCGLSDMFTIVGMQELFYDQVPEEMRSVGAALYISTVGVGNFMSRAVISVVQAATAASPGGKWLGDNLNRAHLDGFYWVLAVMSGVNLCVFVAVARGFVYKKVAAEKEMDLVRDEV from the exons ATGAATTTACAGAG CTCTGTAACTCCAGTCATGAACATCAACGAAAATGAAGAACAGAACACGAGCGTACTCAACGGGGTCGCCTCTCCTCCCCGCCATAACCCCAACAAGGGCGGCTGGAAATCCGCCATTTTTATAATCT TCGTGGAAATGGCGGAGCGATTCTCGTACTACGGCGTGGCAGGGAACCTCATCACGTACCTCACGACGGGTCTCCACGAGCCACTCGCCACCGCCGCCAAGAACGTCAACACCTGGGTCGGCGTCTCCTCGCTGTTCCCATTGCTTGGAGCCTTCGTCGCCGACTCCTACCTTGGCCGCTTCCGTACCGTCCTCATCTCCTCCGTCATCTACCTCGCG GGGCTGATTCTGCTAACCGTATCGGTCACGGCGGCGGTTCCGGTGGGTTCACGGGCGGCGGTGTTCTACGTGGCGTTGTACATCCTCGCCGTCGGCGAGGGCGGGCACAAGCCGTGCGTGCAGACCTTCGCGGCCGACCAGTTCGACGAGGACCTGCCGGAGGAGAAGAAGGCCAAGAGCTCCTTCTTCAACTGGTGGTACCTGGGGATCGTCATCGGCGCGACGACTGCAGTGCTCGTCGTCGTTTATGTGGAGGATTACGTGGGGTGGGCCGTCGGGTTCGCGATGCCCACGGCGGCGGTGATGATTGCGCTGGTGCTGTTCCTGGTGGGGATCCGCAGGTACCGGCGGCAGCGCCCGGTTGGGAGCCCCTTCACAAGGATGGCACAGGTATTCGTGGCGGCCGCGAGGAAGCGGCGCGTGATAGGAACCCATGACGAGGCGCGTGGGTTAGAGGTAAAGGAAGAAGCAGAGGTTCGGAACCTGGCTCGGACCCATCAATTCAG ATTTTTGGACAAGGCAGCGATCCCGGACGACGTCGACAAACCAAGCAAAACCAGAAATCCATGGCGGCTGTGCTCCCAAACCCAGGTGGAAGAAGTGAAGCTGGTCCTCCGCCTCGTCCCCGTCTGGCTCTCCTGCTTCACCTTCGCCATCGCCACCGCCCAGATGAGCACTTTCTTCACCAAGCAAGGCGCCACCCTCCGCCGCTCCATCGGCCATTTCCACCACATCCCCCCCGCCTCCCTCCAAGTCTTCGCCGGTGCCACCATCCTCCTCTCCGTCCCCGCCTACGACAGCCTCCTCGTCCCCTTCCTCCGCTCCCGCGTCACCCGCCACCCCTCCGGTCTCTCCATGCTCCAGCGCATGGGCTTCGGCATGCTCCTATCCGCCGCCACCATGGCCGTCGCCGCCCTCGTCGAGTCCCGCCGCCTCGCCGTCGCCCGCAGTCACGGCCTCCTCGACTCCCCCAAGGCCACCGTCCCCATGGCCGTCTGGTGGCTTGTACCGCAGTACGCGCTGTGCGGCCTCTCCGACATGTTCACCATCGTCGGCATGCAGGAGCTGTTCTACGACCAGGTGCCGGAGGAGATGCGCAGCGTGGGGGCCGCGTTGTACATTAGCACCGTGGGCGTGGGGAACTTCATGAGTAGGGCCGTCATATCGGTGGTGCAGGCGGCCACGGCGGCGTCGCCGGGGGGAAAATGGCTGGGGGACAATCTGAATAGGGCGCATTTGGATGGGTTTTATTGGGTGCTGGCGGTGATGAGCGGCGTGAACTTGTGTGTGTTCGTGGCGGTGGCGAGGGGTTTTGTGTACAAGAAGGTGGCGGCGGAGAAAGAGATGGACCTGGTTAGGGATGAGGTTTGA